From the Microbacterium thalassium genome, one window contains:
- a CDS encoding NtaA/DmoA family FMN-dependent monooxygenase (This protein belongs to a clade of FMN-dependent monooxygenases, within a broader family of flavin-dependent oxidoreductases, the luciferase-like monooxygenase (LMM) family, some of whose members use coenzyme F420 rather than FMN.), with amino-acid sequence MDRIYLGVFEMFGSPSARGVSAWAHPRSDLTRFHDIGHWVELAKTLDDAGFDWLFFADSFGYPTIGGEMVDAAARYGINFPLLDPQMLLPILAASTRDLGLVVTETTGLHHPFETARRFATLDHIAGGRLGMNVVTGSVQNVVADLFGHERMREHDLRYDMAQEYLDVARRYWEQSWDDGAVIADPTSPIYVDPAKLHRIEHDGTFYRSSGYLTVDPSPQRTPVIFQAGSSGRGKEFAAANADCVLLQSSAAEQMAANIADIRARAAAHGRDPRSVKVVATQSFFVAEDAEDARALQREFRDMQTVEVAAAMFVSNTGIDLLSLDPGKPLSQIPLDDVVGQMGQSNIDRFVGPDGAGPTVGEILEQLRVRGIRGSQIVGTPTAVADQIEEFLEATDLDGLMVDPLFGAEDVRDFARLVMPELRRRGRLGERGTQRTLRDQLFSEAPATIGTP; translated from the coding sequence ATGGATCGCATCTACCTGGGTGTATTCGAGATGTTCGGTTCGCCGAGCGCGCGCGGAGTGAGCGCGTGGGCGCATCCTCGCAGCGATCTGACCCGCTTCCACGACATCGGCCACTGGGTCGAGCTCGCGAAGACGCTCGACGATGCCGGCTTCGACTGGCTGTTCTTCGCGGATTCGTTCGGATACCCGACCATCGGTGGCGAGATGGTCGATGCCGCCGCACGCTACGGGATCAACTTCCCCCTGCTCGATCCGCAGATGCTGCTGCCCATTCTGGCCGCGAGCACGCGCGACCTCGGGCTGGTCGTCACCGAGACCACGGGTCTGCATCACCCCTTCGAGACCGCGCGACGCTTCGCGACCCTCGACCACATCGCCGGTGGGCGGCTCGGCATGAACGTCGTCACCGGCAGTGTGCAGAACGTCGTCGCCGACCTCTTCGGTCACGAAAGGATGCGCGAGCACGACCTGCGCTACGACATGGCCCAGGAGTACCTCGACGTCGCTCGTCGCTATTGGGAGCAGTCGTGGGACGACGGGGCCGTCATCGCGGATCCGACCAGCCCGATCTACGTCGACCCCGCGAAGCTCCACCGGATCGAGCACGACGGCACCTTCTACCGCTCGTCGGGATACCTGACCGTGGATCCCTCGCCGCAGCGCACGCCTGTCATCTTCCAGGCGGGTTCATCCGGTCGCGGCAAGGAGTTCGCCGCGGCGAACGCCGACTGCGTGCTTCTGCAGAGCTCGGCCGCCGAGCAGATGGCGGCCAACATCGCCGATATCCGTGCGAGGGCTGCGGCGCACGGCCGCGACCCGCGCAGCGTCAAGGTCGTGGCGACGCAGTCGTTCTTCGTGGCTGAGGACGCTGAGGACGCGCGGGCGCTCCAGCGCGAGTTCCGTGACATGCAGACAGTCGAAGTGGCAGCAGCGATGTTCGTCTCGAACACGGGGATCGACCTGCTGTCGCTCGATCCCGGCAAGCCGCTGTCGCAGATCCCGCTCGATGACGTCGTGGGACAGATGGGGCAGAGCAACATCGACCGGTTCGTCGGTCCCGACGGCGCGGGCCCCACGGTCGGCGAGATCCTGGAGCAGCTGCGCGTCCGCGGCATCCGCGGATCGCAGATCGTGGGAACTCCGACCGCGGTCGCCGACCAGATCGAGGAGTTCCTCGAGGCCACCGACCTCGACGGCCTCATGGTCGACCCGCTGTTCGGGGCCGAAGACGTTCGCGATTTCGCCCGTCTCGTCATGCCCGAGCTTCGCCGCCGCGGCCGGCTCGGCGAACGAGGCACGCAACGGACACTGCGAGATCAGCTCTTCTCGGAAGCTCCTGCGACCATCGGAACCCCTTGA